One segment of Yersinia kristensenii DNA contains the following:
- a CDS encoding transporter yields MYIDPKLYPLVYLTAAFFPITAFCGSARDYLNAPIDAWLGFYNAGYSSSVTPEDGMDITSDVRANVLSQSFMLTRTMDYWGRTGGLSLVLPYRYVETHSGDFRASTRGISDIGMLWQINLFGGPALGREQFRSFIPETFSSFHFYLGTPLGEYDAHSALNPSSNRWVFSPTMNYSYTPDQGWTWLETYITTTVFTTNDNYQVVGASKLGQDPLVVIEGHASRNITPEIWLSLDSYYNVGGETHIDNIAQDNAANTLRLGTGIGIRAWSGGDIIMNYERVVAKPSQQPESQTIRMTLRQFW; encoded by the coding sequence ATGTATATTGATCCCAAATTATACCCATTAGTTTATCTTACCGCGGCTTTTTTCCCCATTACCGCGTTTTGTGGGTCTGCTCGTGATTATCTGAATGCACCTATTGATGCGTGGCTTGGATTTTACAATGCAGGTTATTCATCATCGGTGACACCCGAAGATGGTATGGATATTACCTCTGATGTTAGGGCAAATGTATTATCTCAATCTTTTATGCTTACCCGGACGATGGATTACTGGGGGAGGACGGGCGGCCTTTCTTTGGTGCTCCCTTACCGTTATGTTGAAACCCATTCCGGTGACTTTCGTGCTTCTACTCGAGGAATCTCTGATATTGGCATGTTGTGGCAGATAAATTTATTTGGCGGCCCGGCATTGGGCCGCGAACAATTTCGGTCTTTTATTCCTGAGACATTCTCCAGTTTTCATTTTTATCTTGGAACTCCATTGGGTGAATATGATGCTCACTCTGCTCTTAACCCGAGTTCAAACCGCTGGGTTTTCTCGCCAACAATGAATTATAGTTACACGCCAGACCAAGGCTGGACGTGGCTTGAGACCTATATCACCACGACGGTATTTACCACTAATGATAACTACCAAGTCGTGGGTGCCTCTAAGCTAGGCCAAGACCCATTAGTTGTTATTGAAGGTCATGCCAGCCGTAATATTACACCTGAAATATGGCTATCTCTTGACAGTTATTACAATGTTGGTGGTGAAACCCATATTGATAATATTGCTCAGGATAATGCGGCCAATACCTTGAGATTAGGCACGGGAATAGGCATAAGGGCATGGAGCGGAGGTGATATTATTATGAATTACGAACGTGTTGTTGCTAAACCCTCACAGCAGCCTGAATCTCAAACTATCAGGATGACCCTACGCCAGTTTTGGTAA